TGGAAATGCAGTTATTTGATGTTTCAAACGCGAGACTATTGTGTGCGCCTGGGTTTCAAGAGATGAACAGCGAGTACAATCAACCGTCGAAGGGTTTAGAGACTCGCTATAGTTGGATGACTCGGTGAGCGGGCGATACCCATTCCAGCGTTTTGCAATCTCATCAGCGACACGACAAATATTCACACCGTTACGATAGTGAAATTGCAACTTGATTGTTTCATTTACTCGATCCGAGATTGTATTTAGCGAATCATCTCCTGCATAAATCTTTTGTCGCTCATCGGCAACACAGAACAATCTTTCGGAAAGCCGATCGAATAGTTCGATTTCTTTTGGTGTGTAATCCTGTGCTTCATCTAGTAATAATCCGTGGTAAATGTTTTCAAGGTGATTCTCGTTGGCAACATTTGCCATCTCCTCAACATAGGCGTCTCGAACCTCTTCGAACTCACCACTTGGATCGATGTGTTTCCCGTATTGGTGTAGAAAATCTATTTGCCACTCGCGGCAGGTCACAATTTTTGAAGCTGGAAAGTCATATTGATCAGCACCACTGGCTATAAACTCCCGTAGTGAACGAGTGAATGTAACTATTTGAATGTTCCTGAGGCCCGCCAAATAGAGGTAGTTGGCCCTGAGTAAGAGTAAGTTGGTCTTACCTGAACCGGGCGGCCCCGTAACAAGATAATTCCCTGATTCTGGCAATGCGATGACCTTCTGCTGGTCATCGTCGAGTTCTTCTTGGCCTACCCACCATGTTTCGCTCATGACTATTTCCCTTTAGTGTCAATGATCTCCAACCAATACGGAACACCAGCGATTAGGTTTTCTGGGTTAGTTGATTGAACGACGTCCAAGAATTCATACAAAATGTCCTGCACACTCATGACTAGACTTGCGAAATCCAAAGGTCCCCGAAAAAGACTTCTTTCGGTTGCTGGTGTTGAGTGATCAACTGGGTCGTCTAGCAAACATGCAGATACATTAATCTGCACTGCCATAGTTGGCTCATCAATTACCTGAATGCTGAGTCTTACTGAGAACTGACGAGGAACCATAAGAGCAGAGCTGGAATCGAAAATAACTTGGACATATAATGGTTGTTCAATGTGCTCGATTATACGCATACGTGGAAATGATGAGTTTCCAGCACATTCCAGCCGCACTATACCACTCATTTTTTCAGTGATCTGACGTGCTAACTGGAGAGGTGGGATCTCTTGAGGACTTACTTCAGCTCCATCAGATGCAACACGTGCCGACAAACTTCTCTTCCTCACTCGATCACGTGCATTCTGAGCAGACTCTTTAGGTAAAGTAAGATTGCGAAAATCGTCCCAACTAACGAGAGCAAGACGCGATTCTGGAGATTTTACAAGACAGTTTTGGGCCAGCAAAACCAAGTCTGGAGACACGTCTTCCGCATAAATCTGAGGCTGTTCGCTTTTGACAGCCTCGACAAGAACCGCGTAAGGATCAACAAATTGACTGAACAATGGCTGTCGCATGATCAGATCATGCAAAACCCCACCAAGTTGGTAGAACGAAATAGCTCTCCAGCCATCTAATTTATCCTGTTCGGTCCGCATCAAAAATTCGGGGGAACTGTATTGCAGGGTCCCAATGAATACGCGTCCTTCATCGTCTGTTAGTCCTGGGTCGCCAAACGGACGAAGCACTCCGAGATCGAGTAAGATTGCAGTCTCGAAATCTTTGGTTACGACGATGTTCGATGGCTTAATGTCACGATGGGCCAGCCCCCGTTCTTCTAGGAAGATCGTTGCCGATGCAACTTGTACGATCAGACTAGCGATCTTTTCTCGTGGAATGTCCAAAATAGCATCTTCAAGATTACGTGCCTGAAAATACTGCATAGCGACGTACAGATAGCCAGACTCACTACATTCACCGCCATCATAGATTTCGACGAGATTTGGATGCGACTCCCCTATCAACGAAACTTCACGGCTAATACGAGTTAGCTGTGTCTGCTTTCCAAACCTCTGAACCAATTCTGGGTCGAAAATCTTTAGTGCGGCTCTGCGAGCCTCGTTCTCGGCCAAAAAAACCAGAGCGGACTTTCCGGCACCAACATACGATATAATTGACCATCCTCCAACAGACGTGCCCGTCAATTCTTCTTTCATTCTTTCGGCACGAGTCGGATCCATATCCTTGCTCCATAGCTGTTAGAACCAACTGGTTCAAGCGAATTATACTTCGGCACAAATAATTTATCTTATCGTATATAAAACATCCAGTGACAGGTGATTTTCAGGAGTACTAAACGTTCAAACTGGCCCCGGACCACGTGAATGAAAAACCTGAACTCGGTTTCGGAGTCGAGGGCTTGGAACGATATGGTGACAGTCACAAAATCGGCGAATTCTATTCGCCCAACATTCGCCGTTTTTTTTGTAATGAGAATTCCATCTAAAACGATGTAGAGTCTCGACGAACTTTTCTGCTGCATATCTTCCAAAAAACTCAGACTGATTTGGGCGAGTTCTTGGTATCCCAAAGAAAAAGGGGCTAGTCCGGCCTCTCTGTAAGCATTAACATCCTTCAACCTTTTGATGGGAGCAGACCTGAGAAATACAACAATGTGGGATGCACTGGATTCAAATTGTGCTGGAAACGAGGAAATCATCCCCTCAGAAATCTTATTGGGATTCCCTCTATGGATATCGATTTGGGTGATCGATGTCATCAGGACGCATAGTGCGTCGAGCACAGTGACGCACATGTAGTACAATCACGCGGTTGCCATCGACGGTAAAGAGAATTCGATATGAACCATGAAGCTTTTGTCGAACCTCAAAATCGACAAGCTCATTCTCTAAGGCAAATCCACATCCCTCGGGAAAACGAGAAAGCGTGCCAGCAATTTTATAAAATTGCTTTCGCCAACGGACAGCATTTACGGGCGAGTCATTGCGGATGTAGCAGTAGGCTTGTTCAACATCATTCTCTGCAGACGGTGTAATCTCAACCTTGTACTTCATACTTCTGGCCGAGATCGTCGAGAGCTTCTGTGAGTGGTCTGGTCTTCCCCTGCCTGACTTCATTCATACTGGACTGTATAGCTGCAACTGAAGCAGCTAGCTCTTCATCACTCCCGACTCCCATCATGTTACGGTAAATATCGATAGACATGATAATGACTGATGACTCCTGAACGATACCATCACTCTTTTTAAGAGCTTCTTCTAATTGTTTGAGAACTTCTGGTTTCATATCATTATTCTACCCCAATAATGTAACGTAGTCTACAGCTAGCTTTCGCTCGCCCACATACTGTCCTTGTCCAACGCTTTACGATGACATAACTACGAGTCTATTGCTCTACATCGTCCTTATCTAGAATTGGCTGTTCATGTGGAGCAGGGTGTTCGTTGCAGATGTTTGCCATCTCATCGTGGATCGCTTTGCGTATTGCTTCATCAGTCGGCTCAGCGTTTTCAGCAGCAACTTCAAGAAGTGCTTCGGCACGAACATCTCGGTCATATGCTTCGAGATTTGCATCTACCACCTGGTAAATGAGATCTTCATATTCGGTGCCGCGAATCTTGTTCTTAGCCATGGTATATATAGAGAGGAAAAATTTAAATTTATCTATGTACTATACAGTAGAATGTGCAAAGTTACAAATACCTTGGAAGCCAACTTTAGATGGCGGGAACCCAACCTAAAAACATTAGAGCCCAATACACTAAGGGAATCAATGTTCCTAAAATACACATACCGGCACGACTACCCACGATCATTTTCTCTGTTGCTTTCCCTTGTCGTAACCCCCACATTCCTCCAGAAAACCCGCCAGCGAGATATCCCAGTATCACTCCCACAGACATCAATCCAATTCCAGTTTGCAAATATTGCTGCAATTTACTGCCAGTTAACCCTGCAGTTTCAATAAGTGATGCGTCTGATGTGCTGAACGATGGAGAACGCACTACCATAAACGATAACAAGAGACAGAGAAACAGTGCAGATACTCTGCATAAATAACCAAGCATTGGCCAGATTCGGTCAGCCTGATTGGTAAACCACAGATATGCCATCACTGGCGATCCAATCAAAATGAACACACCTAATGATCCAATCAGACTAAAAGCAAAAAAGAGTGAATAAGATGTCCAAGGCAAGCCTTGAGCTATATCCGCCCCGATAATCATAAACGCCATTATGAAAAAAAATAGATATGCACCAGTCACACTTCCCAGAATCACACCTCGTTCAAATCCCCAAATGGCCCCATTTGCAAGTCGAGACCCAATAGTACCTCCTGTTCTAATTCTAAAGAGCTCTGCTAGACCAGAGAATATACCCAATGATATTCCGGTTGCTTGTCCCATGCCTATACCAATAGCACCTCCCAATAAACAAAGCATCCATATCTCTGTCCATGTCTTTCCTATTGGGAGGTTCTCTTTATCACCCAAAATCAAGTAAAGAATAACCGGAATATTCGTCGTCAGCATAATCAACAGCGTTGTTGCGATGATTGGTTTCCGTCGGTAGTACCTTCCGAATTTCTCTGCCCAGGTATCAGGTTTTGCGATCAACGCCCGGTCTTCCAAGAAGTATTCTACGTCCTTTGCCAATTCTCCGGCTGAATTGTATCTCTCCGTCGGTTCGATGGCCATTGCCTTCTCACAGATCAATTGCAGTCTGAATGGTACTTTTTTATTCACCTTTCGGGGAACTTTGAATTTTCCCTTGCTTGCCAGCAATAACGTTTCGCGACTGTCCCGACCTTCATATGGTAATTTGCCGGTCAAAATGTGATACAGCATCGCTCCCAGCCCAAATATATCACTCCACGGCCCGATCTCTCGCGTTCGACCGGTTGCTTGCTCCGGACTCATATAGCCCGGCGTGCCCAAATAGGAACCTGTTCTTGTTGCTGATGCGTCCGGCTCGTCACGCAAGTGGAGCGTCTCTTCTGGCCCCAACGCACTCTCTTCATGGGAATCAATGAGCTTTGCAATCCCCCAATCAACAACCATCGTCTCACCGAACTTACCGAGCACGACATTGGCAGGCTTAATGTCCCGGTGCACAACGCCACGACTATGGGCATAGTCGATTGCATGGCAGACATCGATAAATCGGCGCAGAAGAGACCGCAGACCATCTTTCCATTCCATATTGTCAACTGATGCACCATA
This genomic interval from Gimesia alba contains the following:
- a CDS encoding serine/threonine-protein kinase — its product is MDPTRAERMKEELTGTSVGGWSIISYVGAGKSALVFLAENEARRAALKIFDPELVQRFGKQTQLTRISREVSLIGESHPNLVEIYDGGECSESGYLYVAMQYFQARNLEDAILDIPREKIASLIVQVASATIFLEERGLAHRDIKPSNIVVTKDFETAILLDLGVLRPFGDPGLTDDEGRVFIGTLQYSSPEFLMRTEQDKLDGWRAISFYQLGGVLHDLIMRQPLFSQFVDPYAVLVEAVKSEQPQIYAEDVSPDLVLLAQNCLVKSPESRLALVSWDDFRNLTLPKESAQNARDRVRKRSLSARVASDGAEVSPQEIPPLQLARQITEKMSGIVRLECAGNSSFPRMRIIEHIEQPLYVQVIFDSSSALMVPRQFSVRLSIQVIDEPTMAVQINVSACLLDDPVDHSTPATERSLFRGPLDFASLVMSVQDILYEFLDVVQSTNPENLIAGVPYWLEIIDTKGK
- a CDS encoding UvrD-helicase domain-containing protein — encoded protein: MSETWWVGQEELDDDQQKVIALPESGNYLVTGPPGSGKTNLLLLRANYLYLAGLRNIQIVTFTRSLREFIASGADQYDFPASKIVTCREWQIDFLHQYGKHIDPSGEFEEVRDAYVEEMANVANENHLENIYHGLLLDEAQDYTPKEIELFDRLSERLFCVADERQKIYAGDDSLNTISDRVNETIKLQFHYRNGVNICRVADEIAKRWNGYRPLTESSNYSESLNPSTVDCTRCSSLETQAHTIVSRLKHQITAFPDECIGILCPKREHMSTVWDVVSNSEHADDAFLLHGSAGDTFPADKKVIVSTFHAAKGLEFRALHLAGCEHLRRFGNNRRMAFTAVTRAKTVLSVYHTDDLHGYFEAALAAVEPATSPPSIDAVFGGKK
- a CDS encoding serine/threonine-protein kinase, with the protein product MNDRAHRLEELFEAVLDRPNDERDKFLAEACGDDTSLRDEVLTLVRHHEASNQEGFFEPLQDGVGDDVAEGSDRYKLLKEHASGSLGKVFLARDREFDRDVAWKQIQESRADDPLCQRRFTMEAKITGKLEHPGIVPVYSKGVYGENMHPFYTMKFIDGETMKSAIDRLYGASVDNMEWKDGLRSLLRRFIDVCHAIDYAHSRGVVHRDIKPANVVLGKFGETMVVDWGIAKLIDSHEESALGPEETLHLRDEPDASATRTGSYLGTPGYMSPEQATGRTREIGPWSDIFGLGAMLYHILTGKLPYEGRDSRETLLLASKGKFKVPRKVNKKVPFRLQLICEKAMAIEPTERYNSAGELAKDVEYFLEDRALIAKPDTWAEKFGRYYRRKPIIATTLLIMLTTNIPVILYLILGDKENLPIGKTWTEIWMLCLLGGAIGIGMGQATGISLGIFSGLAELFRIRTGGTIGSRLANGAIWGFERGVILGSVTGAYLFFFIMAFMIIGADIAQGLPWTSYSLFFAFSLIGSLGVFILIGSPVMAYLWFTNQADRIWPMLGYLCRVSALFLCLLLSFMVVRSPSFSTSDASLIETAGLTGSKLQQYLQTGIGLMSVGVILGYLAGGFSGGMWGLRQGKATEKMIVGSRAGMCILGTLIPLVYWALMFLGWVPAI
- a CDS encoding type II toxin-antitoxin system RelE/ParE family toxin codes for the protein MKSGRGRPDHSQKLSTISARSMKYKVEITPSAENDVEQAYCYIRNDSPVNAVRWRKQFYKIAGTLSRFPEGCGFALENELVDFEVRQKLHGSYRILFTVDGNRVIVLHVRHCARRTMRPDDIDHPNRYP